One genomic window of Ottowia oryzae includes the following:
- a CDS encoding anti-sigma factor family protein, which translates to MDDNKPRSVGSGIGPGAPAPITEADLHAYADRQLSGQRTALVEQYLATHPQEQERVRDWQQQNRLLHRWLDPVLDEPLPLGLPLKRPAGALPWRGLAAGVLVAVVSGGSAWSLRGHLDAESMRLVQASQSSAASMAGDGTLSGFARRAAIAHVVYSPDVRRPVELGADQEQALVTWLTKRMGTAVRPPMLTNLGYELMGGRLLPGDKGPVAQFMYGTTSGQRLTLYVTREVPGDASTSFHFGTDGPVNVFYWVENQFGYAISAGADRAELMRVSQEVYAQLKPR; encoded by the coding sequence ATGGACGACAACAAGCCCCGAAGCGTCGGCTCGGGCATCGGCCCCGGTGCACCAGCCCCCATCACCGAGGCGGATCTGCACGCTTACGCCGACCGCCAGTTGTCCGGCCAGCGGACGGCGCTGGTCGAGCAATACCTGGCGACGCATCCGCAGGAGCAGGAGCGCGTGCGCGACTGGCAGCAGCAGAACCGGCTGCTGCACCGCTGGCTGGACCCTGTGCTCGACGAGCCGCTGCCCCTGGGCCTGCCGCTGAAGCGCCCCGCCGGTGCCTTGCCGTGGCGGGGGCTCGCCGCCGGCGTGCTGGTGGCCGTCGTCAGCGGCGGCTCCGCGTGGTCGCTGCGCGGCCACCTGGATGCCGAGAGCATGCGGCTGGTCCAAGCCAGCCAGTCCAGCGCGGCCTCGATGGCAGGCGACGGTACGCTGTCCGGCTTTGCCCGCCGTGCCGCCATCGCCCACGTGGTGTACAGCCCCGACGTGCGTCGGCCCGTGGAGTTGGGTGCCGATCAGGAGCAGGCCCTGGTGACCTGGTTGACCAAACGCATGGGCACGGCCGTGCGGCCGCCGATGCTCACCAACCTGGGCTACGAGCTGATGGGCGGCCGCCTCCTGCCGGGTGACAAGGGGCCGGTGGCCCAGTTCATGTATGGCACCACGAGCGGGCAACGCCTGACCCTGTACGTGACGCGCGAGGTGCCGGGCGACGCGAGCACCTCGTTCCACTTCGGCACCGACGGTCCCGTCAACGTGTTCTATTGGGTCGAGAATCAGTTCGGCTACGCCATCTCGGCCGGGGCCGATCGGGCCGAGCTGATGCGGGTTTCGCAAGAGGTGTATGCCCAGCTGAAGCCGCGCTGA
- a CDS encoding COG4315 family predicted lipoprotein, producing the protein MTVRLLPTLALSLTAVFATLAHAEPAAKMAGGMLVNTSGMTLYTFDKDVAGSGKSTCNGPCATLWPPAAVAADAKAEGDLSIVTRDDGSKQWAYKGKPVYTYAADKKPGDVTGDNFKDVWHVIK; encoded by the coding sequence ATGACTGTTCGTTTGCTGCCTACCCTGGCTTTGTCACTGACCGCTGTCTTCGCGACGTTGGCCCACGCCGAGCCCGCTGCCAAGATGGCCGGCGGCATGCTGGTCAACACCAGCGGCATGACGCTCTACACCTTCGACAAGGACGTCGCCGGCAGCGGCAAGAGCACTTGCAACGGCCCTTGCGCCACCCTCTGGCCGCCGGCGGCCGTTGCGGCCGACGCCAAAGCCGAAGGGGACCTGAGCATCGTCACCCGCGACGACGGCAGCAAGCAGTGGGCCTACAAGGGCAAGCCGGTTTACACCTATGCCGCAGACAAGAAGCCCGGCGACGTGACGGGCGACAACTTCAAGGATGTGTGGCACGTCATCAAGTAA
- a CDS encoding RNA polymerase sigma factor, whose product MRAQDEAEIVACIPSLRRYARGLVSDRDRADDLVQDTLERAWSRFSMWQRRGDIRAWMFGILHNHFVDRLRAQRSRPEDSAGDDLPETPQRPRQTDALELRDLDRALQRLPPEHREVLLLVGLEELSYQEVAAVLGIPVGTVMSRLSRARARLREQLQGHAAPASKIQRVK is encoded by the coding sequence ATGCGCGCGCAAGACGAAGCCGAGATCGTTGCTTGCATTCCCAGCCTGCGGCGCTACGCGCGCGGGCTGGTATCGGACCGAGACCGAGCCGACGACCTGGTGCAGGACACGCTGGAGCGCGCTTGGAGCCGCTTCTCGATGTGGCAAAGGCGTGGCGACATCCGGGCGTGGATGTTCGGTATCCTGCACAACCACTTCGTCGACCGCTTGCGCGCGCAACGCAGCCGCCCCGAGGACAGCGCCGGAGACGATCTGCCCGAGACACCGCAGCGCCCGCGGCAGACCGATGCGCTGGAACTGCGCGACCTCGATCGCGCTCTTCAGCGGTTGCCGCCCGAACACCGCGAGGTGCTGCTGCTGGTGGGCTTGGAAGAGCTGAGCTACCAGGAGGTGGCCGCCGTGTTGGGCATACCGGTTGGCACCGTGATGTCACGCCTGTCGCGTGCCCGTGCGCGCCTGCGCGAGCAACTTCAAGGCCATGCCGCCCCTGCGAGCAAGATTCAACGCGTGAAATGA